The following proteins come from a genomic window of Aspergillus oryzae RIB40 DNA, chromosome 4:
- a CDS encoding phosphatidylinositol-3,5-bisphosphate 5-phosphatase (putative phosphoinositide phosphatase): MESLEEITRPRDPAEGTVDDGSSRTTSVADQSLANSLASLNIGSADASFKSISSNKVPDEQVDRKFTEQEDSSIPPTRVLSPYAPVPYNPPSAAAISDDGADEDEEPRIATSFERDSTPTSLQKHRSMFFDTGEEGINRMHKFSLYETATRFYMVGMDLSDTRFRILKIDRTTETGDLNVAEDDIVYSKREMSQLLDAIDDGNKISGGLKLRCSAWAMLGFIKFTDTYYMLLVTKRSQVAMLGGHYVYQIDGTELISLTNSSSSKLRPDKNPEEARYIAILNNLDLTRSFYFSYSYDITHTLQRNICRERKAHRDGYPKPSQQDYNTMFIWNHHLLSPALENLKNPYEWCLPIIHGYVEQAKMSVYGRLVYITIIARRSRFFAGARFLKRGANDLGYVANDVETEQIVSEMTTTSFHAAGPDLYANPLYTSYVQHRGSIPLYWTQENSGVSPKPDIELNLVDPFYSAAALHFDNLFERYGAPVYILNLIKSRERTPRESKLLKEYTNAINYLNQFLPEDKKLIYKPWDMSRAAKSRDQDVIGTLEEIAGEIIPKTGFFKNGHDAESGLRLQNGIARTNCIDCLDRTNAAQFVIGKRALGHQLHALGIIEGTTVEYDTDAVNLFTDMWHDHGDTIAIQYGGSHLVNTMATYRKINQWSSHSRDMVESFKRYYNNSFLDAQRQEAYNLFLGNYIFSQGQPMLWDLSTDYYLHHANPRSWSNKPRPNYIRWYTPDNLKEKEMPPPPSPPKEPLSRYDDHWLEYYRPLAISSFSKIFSYKMNSTLRYLPFRPSSGALYDLSPFVARIPNEQVNRERQHQQRSVRIQEPDFVRDRPERTQFGAVTPAPNWHLSTNQGSGLMRDSSFGASETSNSTQRSTPSKAQIAQWTLGQLVSDSLNPSVTSAEAEEYERYINHPLKVPLVVTSRDDLTATSARERESNLDLIEYVNKCNVEDSALKANADQNMADYAEFLNISDEGLTVTAEDHEMKRYKRYRQWLRGKSLFKQRVDI; the protein is encoded by the coding sequence ATGGAGAGTCTTGAAGAAATCACCCGTCCCCGCGATCCCGCTGAAGGAACCGTCGATGATGGCTCTTCCCGGACCACATCAGTTGCTGATCAGAGCTTGGCAAACTCCCTAGCGAGCTTGAACATAGGAAGCGCAGATGCATCGTTCAAGTCCATATCCAGCAACAAAGTACCCGACGAGCAGGTAGACCGGAAATTCACAGAGCAAGAAGACTCCTCGATACCCCCAACCAGAGTGCTCTCCCCTTACGCTCCAGTGCCGTACAACCCACCGTCTGCAGCTGCCATAAGTGATGATGGGGCcgatgaggacgaagagCCACGTATAGCAACATCCTTCGAGAGAGACTCTACCCCTACGTCCCTTCAAAAGCACCGGTCGATGTTCTTCGATACcggtgaagaaggcatcaACCGGATGCATAAATTCTCTCTTTACGAAACAGCTACGAGGTTCTATATGGTTGGTATGGACTTGTCGGACACCCGCTTCAGGATTTTGAAAATCGATCGAACTACCGAGACGGGTGATCTGAACGTCGCTGAAGACGATATTGTGTACagcaagagagaaatgagtCAATTACTAGATGCTATTGACGATGGCAATAAGATATCGGGTGGCCTGAAGCTGAGGTGCAGTGCATGGGCTATGCTGGGATTTATCAAGTTTACCGATACATACTACATGCTCCTCGTAACTAAGAGGAGTCAAGTTGCTATGCTCGGTGGCCATTATGTCTACCAGATTGATGGGACTGAGTTGATCTCTCTGACAAATTCCAGTTCCTCAAAACTCAGACCAGATAAAAATCCGGAGGAGGCTAGATATATCGCCATTCTGAATAACCTTGACCTAACTCGGTCTTTCTACTTCAGCTATTCTTACGATATCACCCACACATTGCAGCGCAATATCTGTCGAGAACGCAAAGCCCATCGAGATGGCTATCCGAAGCCTTCCCAGCAGGACTACAACACAATGTTCATATGGAATCATCACCTTCTCAGCCCTGCCCTCGAGAACCTGAAGAACCCTTATGAGTGGTGTCTGCCGATCATTCATGGATATGTTGAACAAGCGAAGATGTCTGTGTATGGCCGCTTGGTCTACATTACTATTATCGCTCGCCGATCACGATTTTTTGCAGGAGCACGCTTCCTGAAACGAGGTGCCAATGATCTGGGTTATGTCGCCAACGACGTTGAGACTGAGCAGATCGTGTCTGAAATGACAACCACCTCATTCCACGCCGCCGGCCCCGATCTTTATGCAAACCCTCTCTACACTTCCTATGTTCAGCACCGGGGAAGCATTCCTCTCTACTGGACGCAGGAAAATTCCGGCGTATCTCCGAAGCCTGATATTGAATTAAACCTGGTCGACCCATTCTACTCCGCGGCAGCGTTGCATTTCGATAATCTGTTTGAGAGATATGGGGCCCCGGTCTATATCCTAAACCTGATAAAGTCCAGAGAGCGCACCCCACGAGAGTCAAAGCTTCTTAAGGAATACACCAATGCCATAAACTATCTCAACCAATTCCTGCCAGAAGACAAAAAGCTTATATACAAGCCCTGGGATATGAGTCGAGCTGCAAAAAGCCGTGATCAGGATGTGATAGGAacgcttgaagaaattgCGGGCGAGATTATCCCCAAGACCGGATTTTTCAAGAATGGGCATGATGCGGAGTCTGGCCTAAGGTTACAAAATGGCATTGCAAGGACAAACTGTATTGATTGCCTCGATCGCACCAATGCCGCCCAATTTGTGATTGGAAAACGAGCACTTGGCCACCAGCTTCATGCGCTCGGAATAATTGAAGGCACAACGGTGGAATATGACACCGATGCAGTCAATCTTTTTACTGACATGTGGCACGATCACGGTGATACAATTGCGATCCAATATGGAGGTTCTCATCTAGTCAACACAATGGCCACCTACCGGAAGATCAATCAATGGAGCAGCCATTCACGAGATATGGTGGAGAGTTTCAAAAGGTACTATAATAATTCATTCCTGGATGCACAGCGACAGGAGGCATACAATCTTTTCCTTGGCAATTATATCTTTTCGCAGGGTCAGCCGATGCTTTGGGATCTATCAACCGACTATTACTTGCACCACGCCAATCCAAGGTCCTGGTCAAATAAGCCACGACCCAATTACATACGCTGGTATACACCTGACAAtctcaaggaaaaagagatgccaccaccaccatccccgcCCAAGGAGCCTTTGTCTCGGTATGATGATCACTGGCTCGAATACTACAGGCCATTGGCTATTTCATCAttctcgaagatcttctcctACAAGATGAATTCTACTCTTCGTTATCTCCCCTTCCGTCCGTCATCCGGGGCGCTCTATGATCTCAGCCCATTTGTGGCTCGAATCCCAAATGAGCAAGTTAACAGGGAACGTCAACACCAGCAGCGGAGCGTCAGGATTCAGGAGCCAGACTTTGTCCGAGATCGTCCGGAAAGGACACAATTTGGAGCTGTTACTCCTGCACCAAATTGGCATCTCTCTACCAATCAAGGATCCGGGCTCATGAGAGACTCATCATTTGGAGCTTCCGAGACCAGCAATTCCACTCAGCGCTCTACGCCCAGCAAAGCGCAAATCGCACAGTGGACTTTGGGTCAACTGGTGAGTGACTCGTTGAATCCATCTGTCACGTCCGCGGAGGCCGAGGAGTATGAACGCTATATCAACCACCCCCTGAAAGTACCTCTTGTTGTGACATCCAGGGACGACCTTACGGCCACTTCTGCTCGCGAACGAGAATCAAACTTGGATTTGATTGAGTATGTCAACAAATGCAATGTCGAAGACTCCGCTCTCAAGGCCAACGCGGATCAAAATATGGCAGACTACGCCGAGTTCCTCAATATATCGGACGAAGGACTCACAGTTACTGCGGAGGACCATGAAATGAAGCGCTACAAGCGCTACCGACAATGGTTGAGGGGCAAGAGTCTTTTCAAACAGCGAGTTGATATTTGA